From a region of the Hippopotamus amphibius kiboko isolate mHipAmp2 chromosome 3, mHipAmp2.hap2, whole genome shotgun sequence genome:
- the CFAP126 gene encoding protein Flattop isoform X3, which produces MATNYSANQYEKAFSPKYLQNWSLAKPTKEPLIQALQIYSPHFSTSYSQALLSPPRPQRISSHEGYTQIIANDRGHLLPSVPRSKASPWGSFMGTWQMPLKVPPARVTLTSRTSAGAASLTKWIQKNPDLLKASNGLHPEVLGKPHDANSLRKLGKCITKTVQQVPSPTVIPNSPASNRNSPDQLQSSHPSAGHTPGPQSPPNSPKKKRSPCMLEHCAGPNLAELQKCKPETP; this is translated from the exons ATGGCCACTAACTACAGTGCCAACCAG TATGAAAAAGCTTTCTCACCCAAGTATCTGCAGAACTGGTCTCTCGCCAAGCCAACAAAAGAG CCTTTAATTCAAGCCCTTCAGATATATTCTCCCCACTTTTCCACTTCGTATTCACaagcccttctctccccacctcgaCCCCAGAGGATTTCTTCCCACGAGGGCTATACTCAGATTATCGCCAATGATCGTGGTCATCTGTTGCCTTCGGTGCCCCGTTCCAAG GCAAGTCCTTGGGGTTCCTTCATGGGCACCTGGCAAATGCCTCTGAAGGTACCCCCTGCTCGGGTGACTCTGACCTCCCGTACATCTGCTGGTGCTGCCTCCCTCACCAAATGGATACAGAAAAATCCTGATTTACTCAAGGCCTCCAATGGGCTGCATCCTGAAGTCTTAGGCAAG CCCCATGATGCAAACAGCCTGAGGAAACTTGGGAAGTGTATCACAAAGACTGTACAACAAGTACCAAGTCCAACCGTAATCCCAAACTCTCCAGCCTCAAATCGCAATTCCCCAGATCAACTCCAAAGCTCACACCCCTCTGCAGGTCACACTCCAGGTCCCCAAAGCCCACCTaactctccaaaaaaaaaaagaagcccatgTATGCTAGAACACTGTGCAGGTCCTAATCTAGCTGAGCTCCAGAAATGCAAACCTGAAACTCCATAA
- the CFAP126 gene encoding protein Flattop isoform X4: protein MATNYSANQYEKAFSPKYLQNWSLAKPTKERISSHEGYTQIIANDRGHLLPSVPRSKASPWGSFMGTWQMPLKVPPARVTLTSRTSAGAASLTKWIQKNPDLLKASNGLHPEVLGKPHDANSLRKLGKCITKTVQQVPSPTVIPNSPASNRNSPDQLQSSHPSAGHTPGPQSPPNSPKKKRSPCMLEHCAGPNLAELQKCKPETP, encoded by the exons ATGGCCACTAACTACAGTGCCAACCAG TATGAAAAAGCTTTCTCACCCAAGTATCTGCAGAACTGGTCTCTCGCCAAGCCAACAAAAGAG AGGATTTCTTCCCACGAGGGCTATACTCAGATTATCGCCAATGATCGTGGTCATCTGTTGCCTTCGGTGCCCCGTTCCAAG GCAAGTCCTTGGGGTTCCTTCATGGGCACCTGGCAAATGCCTCTGAAGGTACCCCCTGCTCGGGTGACTCTGACCTCCCGTACATCTGCTGGTGCTGCCTCCCTCACCAAATGGATACAGAAAAATCCTGATTTACTCAAGGCCTCCAATGGGCTGCATCCTGAAGTCTTAGGCAAG CCCCATGATGCAAACAGCCTGAGGAAACTTGGGAAGTGTATCACAAAGACTGTACAACAAGTACCAAGTCCAACCGTAATCCCAAACTCTCCAGCCTCAAATCGCAATTCCCCAGATCAACTCCAAAGCTCACACCCCTCTGCAGGTCACACTCCAGGTCCCCAAAGCCCACCTaactctccaaaaaaaaaaagaagcccatgTATGCTAGAACACTGTGCAGGTCCTAATCTAGCTGAGCTCCAGAAATGCAAACCTGAAACTCCATAA